The segment ccccagacccctccctaatcctccccccagggctcgGAGCCCCTCTTTGTGTGTGCCACGAGTGGCACCACTGTCCTAGGTGCCTTCGACCCGCTGGACGCCATCGCCGACGTCTGTGCCCGCCACGGGCTATGGCTGCATGTGGACGTGAGTTCAGGGGTGCTTGGCTGGCGGGGGGCTCGGGGGTCCCCCTGTGGGTGCTGATCCCccttttcctgcaggcagcatggGGGGGCAGCGCCCTCCTGTCCCCCCGACTCCGTCACCTCCTTGCCGGCATCCACAGGTGTGTCCCTCCCCCTACCCCTGCAAAAGACTCCCACGCACCCTCTGAGCTTTTGGGGATACCCTTTTTCCCCACAGGGCCCCCCCAAACTCTGCTGTTTCCCCCCACCAGAGCTGACTCAGTGACCTGGAACCCCCACAAGCTGTTGATGGTGGGGTTGCAGTGCTCGGCATTCCTGCTCCATGACAGCTCCGTAGGTGCCCCCCATCCTGAATTCATGCTCCTAGGATGCCTTCTGGGCCCCCTCATTAATTTTGGtgccccctgctcctcccaggggctcctgcagcgCTGCCATGGCGTGGGGGCCTCTTACCTGTTCCAGCGGGACAAGTTCTACGACGTGTCCCTGGACACAGGGGACAAGAGCCCCCAGTGCGGCCGCCGTGCCGACAGCCTCAAGCTCTGGATCCTCTGGAAAGCCGTGGGGACCCGGGGGCTGGCACAGCGTGTGGAGCGGGCGTTCAGTGCCACTCGGTGAGCCCCAGGATCAGGGGGACCCTCCACCCTCCCAAACTTGGCTTCACCCCTTTGCTCTCCCCAGGTACCTGTTGGAGCAGGtgaagaggagggagggatTCCAGCTGGTGATGGAGGTAAGGGTGATGGTGGAATGTAGGATGGGGGATATGGACACCTAAGAGTCCTGGAGGTTGGAATGCCACAGGTTTAAATTATCCTGGAGCTTTAACTCCCTGGGGGTTAATCCCAAAGGTTTGAATCCCCAAAGTTTAAATTCCAGAGTTTTCAATCCCAGAGGCTGAAATCTCAGAGGTTTGAATACACATGGCTGAATTCCTGGCATTCCGAATCCCAATCAGATTCTGAGAATTGGGTGAATGGCCATgatctccttcttcttcctcttcctgcagccagaattTATCAACCTCTGCTTCTGGTTCATCCCACCCAGCCTGCGGGGCCAGGAGAATTCCCCGGAAttctgggacaaactgggaaaGGTGAGCCCAGAATTCCAAATTCCCCCACCACCAACAGCCttccaaatccccaaaaatcacccaaaaagaaaaacaaaatcctcCTGAAATGGTGTTTCCCCCTAGGTGGCCCCAGCCATCAAGGAAAAGATGATCCGGAGGGGCTCCATGATGGTGGGATACCAACCCCAAGGATCCCACGTCAACTTCTTCCGGCAAATTATCACCAATCCTGCTGTCACCCGCCAGGACCTGGACTTCTTCCTGGATGAGATACAGGAattgggatgggatctgtgagcactccccaaaacccctgtgAAAGACCCCAAAACCTTCCCCCCATCCCTGAGGAACAGAGCCTTGATTTCCTCCCCACATCCCAAATTggaaatgaccccaaaattccacactTTTGGAATAAAACAGCATTTAATGGTCCTGATCTGATAATAATTTGATATAACCCCACCCTCAAAATAGGGTTTGGGGTGTAGGGGGTCCCTTAATTCCCCTGGAAGCTCCAGAGGAGGTTGTGGATTCTGGGAACAGCATGTAGTGAGTGGCCTTGTGACTCTCCTGACATTCCCATGACTTCTTGAAGCTCCAGAGGCTGGAACTTGTAGGGAAGAGGATCTGTTAGTACCCAAAAAAACTCTTGTGAGAGTACTGCAAAACCTGCTGCGTCCATCCCTGAGGAggtggagcagagcctggactTCCTTCTGGGATCTTTAAATCAGGAGTAAAGATGGATGTTCTCCGCACTTGATCCTAAAACTCAGCACTCATGGAATAAAAGAGCATTTAATGGTCccaattttaaattaatttgataTCACACTCCCCTCGCCCAGAAATGGAGTTTGGGGGTCCCTCAATTCCCCTGGAGGCTCCGGAGGAAGTTGAGGATCTCGAGATCAAGACGATCGGCTTGCTCAAGGCAGGCTAGGAGCTGGGACGCCGTGGCTTCGTgtcgctgccgccgctgccaaTCCCGCAGCATCTCAAAACTCCGCAGGATGGAATTGTTCGGATTTTCCTCCTGGATCTGCTCCAGCCGGCTCCGCTCCAGCCCTAGATACAGAATTCCCACCTCCTGCCACTCTCTTCCCAATTTTCGGGCGACTGTCATCAAATCCTTCTCTGTCAAGCGTCGGGAATTCACGGGTGGAGCTGGAATCCCTCCAGGATGCTGTCCTGAAGTGGGGTCCCCGGTCACGTTGGGGGTGTCCCCATTAGGTTCCCTGGGGGTTTCCTCCAGGATTTGCTcttccaggggcagctggaAGCGCTGGATGAGGTCGAGGCGGCCGATCTGCCGCAGGATCCTAGCGGTCACATGCAGGAAATTCCCCGGGAAGCGCTCGAGGAGGATCTGGCACAACTCTGAGCGCGATGCCTGGAGCACAAGCCCGGCAGGAATTTCGCTTCCCAGTAGGTACTTCAGGTCCTGGAACTGCTTTTCCGAGAGCGCCTGGTGCAcatccagcagtgctgcccGCTCGTCTCTCGCCATCGGGGCAGAAAATCCCGCAGGGAAATGGGGTCACTGCTGGGACACAAGGGCTGGGCTAGAGGAATCACCATGCAGCCCAAAAAGTGGGGGATAAAGGGGGTGACCCCTGGGCCCAAAAAATTCGGGGTGTGAGTGGAGAGGGGTCACCCTGTGCTCCATAAATTGGGGATAGATGGGTCACCACCCACCCCGAGGGCTTTCCTGGTGCCCCCGGGGCTGAACCCTCCCAGCGTCCCCCTAGAGCACCCCACCCTGCCTTGGGCCTGAGACCGCCGAGCCTCCCCCCAGTGGCCCCCCAACCCTGGGGCTGGGTCCCCACTGTGCCTCCCCATCCTTCCTTGGGCCTGGGACGCCCAATGTCACCCCAGTGCCCCCACTCTGTCCTGGCTCCCCCCGATGTCCCTCCCGATGTCCCCGCCATGTGCCTAGTGCCCTTCCTTCCGGGTCCCCACGATCTCGCGGCGCCCTCGGTACTTCCCTAACCCGGATTCCCACCGTTCTCTCCCTCAAGCCCATCGttctcccgccgccgccgccccgctcTCACCGCGCTCCGTTCCCGCCAGGGCAGTTCCGCATCTGCGGAGTGGAGGCGCGGCTTCCTCTCCCGCCACAGCGGAGCGGGGCCGCTTTGAATGGACGGGGCGCGTCCTGCGTGGGGCCGTCCGGAGCGGAGTCCGGAGCGGAGTCCGGAGCGGAGTCCGGAGCGGAGTCCGGAGCGGAGTCCGGAGCGGAGTCCGGAGCGGAGTCCGGAGCGGAGTCCGGAGCGGAGTCCGGAGCGTCGTTTGGGGGCTCAGGGGCGGTTCGGGGGTGCGGGTAGTGAGTTTTGGGCCCAATGTCCAGCCCCGAGTGCGGCCGCGCGGGAGCCCTTCCCTTCGCCCGGCCTCGTCCGGTGCCCCTGAGCCCCCGTGCTCCCCAACAGCGGTGAGTGGCCACCGGGGACACCCCACCCCCCAAACGGAGAGTGAGCAATTCCCCTCGCCCCCGCCgtgtcctttcttttttccgCTTCCCCTTGCGAGAGCTCCGCCGCGATTGCTGAGTTGCGGGAGGAGGGGCGAGAGGGAgcgaccccccccccccccccccccccagataCAGGGGTTCCTCCGTGGGGGAatgggaggggctgtggggtgggacGAGGGCAGTGCCATCATGTCACTCTGTGTGACCCCAGCGTCAGGAGGAGCACGGAAGGGCTTCGGGCAGGCCGAACCCTCCCTTGGGGGAGGCAGCGGCCCCCCCGTGGGGTGTCCTCGGGTCACCCCAgttctctccctgccccctCTCTTCCCCCCATGTCCTTCCGTCCAGGGGACAGCGGCAATGGACGCTGGGGGGGGGGGTCGgccccccgggatccccccggccccaCGGATCCCCGGGAAACCCCACTGCTCGAGGGCCCCCCCACAGGTGAGACCTCTCCACCTCCTGCCAAAGAGGCCTCTGGCCACGGCAAGAGGTTCTGAGGGGGAATCGTGGAGGGGGGGGTGGATGCTTTTTCTGGGGTCCCTTAACGACCTGCAATGGGGGAGACCCTGCCCTTGTGGTACAGGGAGACCTCAAACCTCAGGGAGGGTcccagggggtcccagggatgggggggCTTGTGGTCCCACGGTGTGGAGGGACCCCGATCCCAGAGTATGGAGGTGACCCCATCCCAGAGTAAGGGAATCTTAGGAATGTTGGGGTAGCCCATTCCTATGGCACAGGGGTACCTCAATTCCAGGGTAAGGGGGGACAGAGATGTGAGAGTATCCTGCACCCTTCGTGTGGGGGTAGCCCAGTTCCAAGGTATTCCCCTTTTCCATGCCCCAGGATACAGGGGTGTCACATTCCTGTGGCCTAAGGGTACACCAGTTCCAGGGTCTGGGGGTGCTCCAGGGATGCGGGGATGTCCCAGTCCCATGGAATGGGGTACCCTGATCCTGGAGTATGGGGGTTCCCCAATCCCAGGATATGGGAATCTCAGGAATGTGGGGTTGTCCTGTGCCCATGGTGTAGGATGCCCTGTTCCCAGGGTATGGGGCTGTCCCAATTCCAGGGTAAGATGGTGCCCTGATCCAACAGCCCAGgggtgccacagtcctggggtGCAGCGATGTCTTGTTCCCATGGAAtgggggtgtcccagggttGGGGTACAGGGATGTCCCATTCACATGGAATGGGGTACCCCAGTCCCAGGGCATGAGGATGCCCTGATCCTAGGACATGGCAGCACCACAATCCCAGAGTTAAAGGTCAATATCACCTGATTTGGGGGTGCAGGGTTCTAATCTCATGGCATGGGAATGCCCCAATATTGGGATGCAGGGATATCCCAGTCCTGTGGGATGGGGGTgccctgattttggggtgtgaGAATGTCCCAGTCTCACGTATCAGGATGTCCCAGTGTTGGGGTACAGAGTTACCCCAAACCCATGGCATGAGGGTGTcctgattttggggtgcaggggatTTTCTGGGTACCCCAAGTTCATCCCTGTTTTCCGGAAGGAATTTGTCTGTTCCAGCCCCTGGCCCCCCTTGCACCCCAATCCCAGACCCTTGTTTGGGTGGCAGTGCGGAGCTGCGGGAAGTGAACTCCGGCTTCGGAATATGATAGGGATGGGGGTAggaaaggggagggaggaggtggcAACAGGTatggggaagagggaaaagggatggagaaggctcagaggaggtggagaagggaaagagggGATGGAGAATGCAAAGAGGGGATGGAGCAGATAAGGatgggagaaggaaagagaaaagaggatgggaaaaggggaagaggagTTGGAGAAAGGTGGGAAAGAGGATGGGGAAAGGACAGTGGGAATAGAGAAGGTAGAAATAGAATGGAGAATGtggaaaaggaatggaaaagggaaagagaggatggaaaatggaaagaaggatgaagggaccattgggaccaAGCTGAGACAGAGGGCCAGGTGCCAGTTGGAAAGGGCAGGTGTCATTGGGATGGAGCAGGCGGCAGGGGGCCCCAAGCCCCTGTCCTTGCCCAACTGGTGCCCACCCTCCTCTTGCACAGCCCATCCTGGCCCGGCCTAGCAACACCGGAAGCCCCCCAGGCCCCCTGTGGGGGGACCAAGTCCcctgaaggagctgctgaggcCAGAAGGGGCTGGGCTGCACCCCACTATCtatggggaatgtgggaagggcttcagctggaGCTCGGGCCTGGCACGGCACTGCATCACCCACACTGGGGGGTAACCGTTCACCTGCAGCgcctgcgggaagggcttcagccaGAATTCCAACCTGGCCacgcaccggcgcatccacgcCGGGGAGAACCCCTTCGGCTGCCAGGACTGCGGGAAGCGCTTCGGGGAGAGCTCGGCGCTGGTGCAGTACCAGTGGATGCACACCGGGGGGCGGTCGTACACATgcagggaatgtgggaagagcttcagcgtCAGCTCCAACCTGCGGCAACACCACTGTACCCATGGCCGAGAGCAGCCTCACCTCTGCCCTGAGTGCAGGGGCACTTTCTGGAACCCTGGCCAGCTCCGGAGGCACTGCAGGGGgcatggggacagtgacacctgGATGAGCATCAGGACACCTGGATGGGGTTGGGACACATGAATAGGGATAGGGACATCGTGATGGGCACActaggatgaggatggggaggaggggatgggatggggacaaggacagcagGGGTGGGGCACAAGGATGGAGATGTGTTGGTTTGGCCTGCAAGGCCTGCGGCGAGCCCTGCCTGTGTGGCTGCCCCAAGCCAGCTGCACTGCCAGTGGAAAGGGCAGGGACAGTGGCACTAGCGTCCCCTTCCCAGCACCCTGCATGAGGGGAGGCGTTAAATAGCgccagcaccacagcagcctccaCTGCCCTGCAATGGCAGCAGGGCTGTATGGCCAACAGTGCAAGCACAGCGAGCAGCTCCCTGATGCAGAACCTAGACAAAATCGACTTAGTGCTGTGTTGGCAATGGAGAGAGACAGGGACACTGACTCAGTGATCAGAATCTGATTTTTTTGTGGGATACAAACGCTTATATACTATTTcagggagactagtaatgtgtactacaatgattaggtttAAATCACATACACAGGCATATagcatctcttgcttgcagagtttaatggTGTTGGAATTAAATCCAATATAGCCggatggaacgtgcctgggcttgtcccgcccttgctgcttgaccaaaaGAGGCAACTGTGGTGacttcacctcagagacacctctGGCTAGCTGGGTGGATGTTGCAGCTGGGTActtgggacaagtccaggcatgcaggagctcaggtttacctctggcaGAGGTAAGCTTTAAGGCGAGGTGAAGGAAAAGGTGTCGGGTTCTGCTAGAGGGTTtcgatccagagctttattcctagCCCACAAGCCTCTGAATCCAGCAACAGCTCTAACAGAAGTTCCTGAACCACGTGGTTGCTGTTCCTTTTAACCtcggggagagggggagggaaggggcagggatcCCACCAACCAGGTGAGGGGGGggaagtctcaggggacaaatgacacctggatggcccaatgtcccccagggctgaaaggcatcttttgaactctGCCAATCCCTCAacgcccttctggaatgccaagATTGACAGACAGCACTCAGCAGGGGgcaagggagagggaagggagtgGTCATTGGCAACTGGGGAAGGACCGGGAAACTGAGGCAAGCTATGCCATCACACCGCAACATCTCCCCCTTGTTTCGTTTAAAATGAAGAGGACTGGGTTTGGGGCACAGAATTCTTGCCAAACCACGACTGGTAAATTggttcctcctcttcaggaggGTCAGTGTTTTCCACTGAGGCTTCCATGTCATCCATTGGAGCACTAAGGGCTTCCAAATGGTAGACTTAAGGAGGGGGAGATGAGCTTGAAATTAGCTTGTGAATCATGCGCTTGATTAGTCCGAAAACAATGCTAACGACTACAATAACAATAACTAAAATAAACAAtactaaaattacagttttcagaatagatccCAACCCGCCCGAGAGACCCCAGCCCTCGAACAGTCCACTCAGCCAGTCATCAGTTTCTTTCTTGATGTCGTAATTTGAAGGTGGTCCATACATTTGCTTTCAGCTGAGAGGCTATCCAGGAGATCGCTGGTGGAATGATTGCGACAAGGAGCAGAGTCGCTCTCATGGCATCTCAAGACTGCACACTAACCGTGGGATCTAAACTGGTACAAGGAACTTAAGACAAACATATattacaaactattccagataggaggcttaaatggaatttcctccagGGAACGCGTGTggcgtttccttctccaggcagcattggCAACCTGGGGCGCTTCTGTAGACTTCCCTGAGACTTTGGGGACATAGGGCCTTACCCATTTAGAAGGAACCCACTTTAAACCAGAGGAGGTGAACACACAGGTGTATCCTTGTCCCCATGTAACAAATTTTTAAGGTCCCACTGTCTTCCAAGTCTCAGGGTCCTTTACTAAGACTGGAGACTTTTCTATCATCGACATCTGACTGCTCCCCCTAAAGTGGCGTAGGATGGGCGGATTCAGGCTGTCAAAAGAACAGTTCAGAAAATTGATTTTGAACATTGCCCTGGACAACTGGATTTGGGGAGGCTCCACTTTCAGGACCTGATGTTGCTGGTCTAGAACTCTTTTGATATCACGGTGAGTCTTTTCTACTACGGCTTGACCTGTAGGGGAGTAGGGGATCCCAGCTTTGTGCtctactccccattgctgcaggaagctcctgaATTCCTTGGATTTGTAAGTGGGCCCGTTATCAGTTTTCAACTCCTTGGGCATGCCTATGAAAGAAAAGGCCTGTAGGACGTGCTTTCTGGCATTGGAAGATgactctcctgtgtgggcagaggcatagattgctccagaaaaggtatctacaCTAACATGAACATATTTCTGCTGTCCAAATGCCTGTATGTGtgtaacatctgtttgccacGGTTCACAACTGTTCAACCCCGTAGGGTTTGCTCCCGTACTCACTGTAGGGAGTGCATGTTGGGCATGTGTCCACAAACGCTTTGGCCTGTTCTCAAGTGATGTGAAACTGACGAACcaggccaggtgcattttggtggaaaagctggtggctgatttttgcctgttcaaaaacatttggaaGAGTGGCCATCTCTGCAGGTAcagcaagagcatctgcccttctgtaGCCTTCAGCGATAAACCCTGGCAAGTCGGTGTGTGACCTGAcgtgcatcacataaaatggttgCTCTCGGTGGGTGACTGactttacaagttttgagagcaatttGAAAAGTGTGATGTtagacacttcttgcagtattgCTTGATCTGCCCTGGATACCACTCCTGCCACATATACAGAGTCTGTAATCAGATTGAATGGTTCTGAGAACCTTTTGAAGGCCCTAACAACTGCAGCCAACTCAGCAACCTGAGGTGAACTTTCCACTTCAGCAATGTCTGTCTCTCACTGCTGGGTTTGatgatccttccaagtcataacaGACTTGTGGGATCTCCCGGACGCATCTGTAAAGATGgtcagagccttttttaaaggtctcctacTTTGAATACCTCCCAATTTCAGAGTAAATTGAACTTTTTGTTCGAAAAGTTTGTGGGCAGGCAGATATATAGAAATTTGTCCTGGGTAGGAATCTAGACCAAACTGCAACGCCTTGTTTTCCTGAAGCAAATGTTCTAACATTTTCTTAGTAATTTGGCCCGATTTTAACTTGATTGGAATGTGAATGCACTCAAAGTCACATCCTGCCAGCTCTCTGATCTGGGTGCTAGCTTTCCAGGTCGGTTCTGCTACTAGCTCTTGGGGgtttgtcattctcttggacctttggtgactgaggaaaacccattctatgatcaagAGAAGGTCCCACTGGTCCTGGCACTTTTTAGGTGTTTTCTTTG is part of the Agelaius phoeniceus isolate bAgePho1 chromosome 35, bAgePho1.hap1, whole genome shotgun sequence genome and harbors:
- the CSAD gene encoding cysteine sulfinic acid decarboxylase isoform X4 → MAEPSGSGDSISLECPGLDTAAGEEFLQEVFQILLEEGVRKSTDVTQKVTPASSTSFSQGWTTTPWLAGSSPRPSTRARTHTKWPQCWCSWKSRSWPSSGSLWGGAAATGSSLPSHYSILKGAALLGIGTDNVHLVRTDERGKMIPEELEKEIQRVKAEGSEPLFVCATSGTTVLGAFDPLDAIADVCARHGLWLHVDAAWGGSALLSPRLRHLLAGIHRADSVTWNPHKLLMVGLQCSAFLLHDSSGLLQRCHGVGASYLFQRDKFYDVSLDTGDKSPQCGRRADSLKLWILWKAVGTRGLAQRVERAFSATRYLLEQVKRREGFQLVMEPEFINLCFWFIPPSLRGQENSPEFWDKLGKVAPAIKEKMIRRGSMMVGYQPQGSHVNFFRQIITNPAVTRQDLDFFLDEIQELGWDL
- the CSAD gene encoding cysteine sulfinic acid decarboxylase isoform X1; translated protein: MAEPSGSGDSISLECPGLDTAAGEEFLQEVFQILLEEGVRKSTDVTQKVCDWKEPQELRDLLDLELRSDGEGRERLLQRCRDVLRFSVRTGHPRFFNQLFSGLDHHALAGRFLTETLNTSPYTYEVAPVLVLMEEQVLAKLRELVGWSSGDGIFAPGGSMSNMLAMNVARFRRFPESRSRGNWDLPRLGLFASQESHYSILKGAALLGIGTDNVHLVRTDERGKMIPEELEKEIQRVKAEGSEPLFVCATSGTTVLGAFDPLDAIADVCARHGLWLHVDAAWGGSALLSPRLRHLLAGIHRADSVTWNPHKLLMVGLQCSAFLLHDSSGLLQRCHGVGASYLFQRDKFYDVSLDTGDKSPQCGRRADSLKLWILWKAVGTRGLAQRVERAFSATRYLLEQVKRREGFQLVMEPEFINLCFWFIPPSLRGQENSPEFWDKLGKVAPAIKEKMIRRGSMMVGYQPQGSHVNFFRQIITNPAVTRQDLDFFLDEIQELGWDL
- the CSAD gene encoding cysteine sulfinic acid decarboxylase isoform X3 encodes the protein MSWPGHGRWGGIPAGSVPDPAGGGRAEEHRCDTEGHPRFFNQLFSGLDHHALAGRFLTETLNTSPYTYEVAPVLVLMEEQVLAKLRELVGWSSGDGIFAPGGSMSNMLAMNVARFRRFPESRSRGNWDLPRLGLFASQESHYSILKGAALLGIGTDNVHLVRTDERGKMIPEELEKEIQRVKAEGSEPLFVCATSGTTVLGAFDPLDAIADVCARHGLWLHVDAAWGGSALLSPRLRHLLAGIHRADSVTWNPHKLLMVGLQCSAFLLHDSSGLLQRCHGVGASYLFQRDKFYDVSLDTGDKSPQCGRRADSLKLWILWKAVGTRGLAQRVERAFSATRYLLEQVKRREGFQLVMEPEFINLCFWFIPPSLRGQENSPEFWDKLGKVAPAIKEKMIRRGSMMVGYQPQGSHVNFFRQIITNPAVTRQDLDFFLDEIQELGWDL
- the LOC143696452 gene encoding uncharacterized protein LOC143696452, which encodes MARDERAALLDVHQALSEKQFQDLKYLLGSEIPAGLVLQASRSELCQILLERFPGNFLHVTARILRQIGRLDLIQRFQLPLEEQILEETPREPNGDTPNVTGDPTSGQHPGGIPAPPVNSRRLTEKDLMTVARKLGREWQEVGILYLGLERSRLEQIQEENPNNSILRSFEMLRDWQRRQRHEATASQLLACLEQADRLDLEILNFLRSLQGN